From the genome of Paracoccus seriniphilus, one region includes:
- a CDS encoding dipeptidase, which produces MIPVFDGHNDFIQRVVSAGNKGTEVWLKGDGTGHMDLPRVREGGMIGGFFAIWVPSPAGPNDDVAVAIMQNPPFALPLPEEIPHDSALPLAFRQAAALRALERTGTLEVVTSAAQIDSAAQQGRIAAVMHMEGAEAIRDMDALHLWHSAGLRSLGPVWSRPTAYGNGVPFAFPSSPDTGEGLTAAGRDLVRECNELRIMLDLSHLNEAGFNDIASLSDAPLVASHSCAHAICPSARNLTDRQLDQIAESKGLVGLNYASSFLRPDGKRLPLEGFDVMLRHLDHLLEHLGEDGVALGSDFDGALMPADLSDAAALPNLIRAMQDHGYGKDLVSKITSRNWIELLRRTWGA; this is translated from the coding sequence ATGATCCCGGTATTCGATGGCCATAATGATTTTATCCAGCGTGTCGTGTCCGCAGGCAACAAGGGCACCGAGGTCTGGCTGAAGGGTGATGGAACCGGGCATATGGATCTGCCCCGTGTGCGCGAAGGTGGCATGATCGGCGGATTTTTCGCGATCTGGGTTCCCTCGCCCGCCGGTCCAAATGACGATGTGGCCGTGGCGATCATGCAGAACCCTCCCTTTGCGCTGCCGCTGCCCGAAGAAATCCCCCATGACAGCGCCCTGCCCCTGGCATTCCGCCAGGCCGCCGCGCTGCGTGCGCTGGAGCGGACCGGCACATTGGAGGTCGTGACCAGTGCCGCGCAGATCGACTCCGCCGCGCAACAGGGCCGCATCGCCGCCGTCATGCATATGGAGGGCGCCGAGGCGATCCGCGACATGGATGCGCTGCACCTGTGGCACAGCGCCGGGTTGCGGTCTCTGGGGCCGGTGTGGTCGCGCCCGACGGCCTATGGCAATGGTGTTCCCTTCGCGTTTCCATCCTCGCCCGATACCGGAGAGGGGCTGACCGCTGCGGGCCGCGATCTGGTGCGCGAATGCAATGAACTGCGAATCATGCTGGATCTGTCGCATCTGAACGAGGCCGGTTTCAACGACATCGCATCACTGTCCGACGCCCCGCTGGTCGCCAGCCACAGTTGCGCCCATGCCATCTGCCCCAGCGCGCGCAATCTGACCGACCGCCAGCTGGACCAGATCGCCGAAAGCAAGGGGCTGGTCGGATTGAACTATGCCTCCAGCTTTCTGCGTCCCGACGGCAAGCGGCTGCCGCTGGAGGGATTTGACGTCATGCTGCGCCATCTGGACCACCTGCTCGAGCATCTGGGCGAGGATGGCGTTGCGCTGGGTTCGGACTTCGACGGGGCGTTGATGCCCGCCGATCTGAGTGACGCTGCGGCACTGCCGAACCTGATCCGGGCGATGCAGGACCACGGCTATGGAAAGGACCTTGTCTCGAAGATCACCAGCCGCAACTGGATCGAGCTTCTGCGCCGGACCTGGGGCGCCTGA
- a CDS encoding helix-turn-helix domain-containing protein, with protein MRGERATLGKSLLDVQRELRIRASYVAAIENCDITAFDTPSFIAGYVRSYARYLNMDSDWTFRRFCAESGFQPTHGMAPSASGPKPARRPSDPAEALANPRALFIPQQESFWSSVEPRAIGSVLVLALVVFGLGYGGWTVLQEVQRVTLTPGEDTPGVVTALDPAQGVGMSEPALELADTGDIVRNLPQPEALDRLYRPQILEAPVLTARDGPIAAIDPGLGYFSEFDIADAAMTPDAISGADQASAADVAQAGSAATATEAPAVVRTVAADAPELELLAVRPAWVRVTTADGTVLLEKIMDAGERFTLPKLEQPPLLRTGNSGAVYFAVAGQTYGPAAPGPQVVKNVELSPDSLTANYALADLNADPELAQMMAVAQADTGATGKLTD; from the coding sequence ATGCGAGGCGAACGTGCGACTTTGGGAAAATCGCTACTGGATGTTCAGCGTGAATTGCGCATCCGGGCCTCTTATGTCGCAGCCATTGAAAATTGCGACATCACTGCATTCGATACCCCCAGTTTCATTGCAGGATATGTGCGTTCCTACGCACGCTACCTGAACATGGACTCGGACTGGACCTTCCGCAGGTTCTGTGCCGAATCCGGATTTCAACCCACACATGGCATGGCCCCTTCGGCCTCGGGGCCCAAGCCGGCGCGGAGACCTTCGGACCCCGCCGAGGCGCTGGCCAATCCGCGCGCCTTGTTCATTCCCCAGCAGGAAAGTTTCTGGTCCAGCGTAGAACCGCGTGCCATCGGCTCCGTGCTTGTGCTGGCCTTGGTGGTCTTCGGTCTTGGGTATGGTGGCTGGACTGTCCTGCAAGAGGTTCAGCGCGTCACCCTGACGCCAGGGGAAGATACGCCGGGTGTCGTGACCGCGCTTGATCCCGCTCAAGGGGTCGGCATGAGCGAACCTGCGCTGGAACTGGCGGATACCGGTGACATCGTGCGCAATCTGCCTCAGCCCGAGGCGCTGGACCGGCTCTATCGGCCCCAGATCCTGGAAGCGCCGGTCCTGACGGCCCGTGATGGCCCGATTGCGGCGATCGATCCCGGTCTGGGTTATTTCTCCGAGTTCGACATTGCCGATGCCGCCATGACGCCGGATGCCATATCGGGGGCGGATCAAGCGTCCGCGGCCGATGTTGCGCAGGCAGGATCCGCGGCAACCGCGACAGAAGCACCGGCCGTCGTACGTACTGTTGCCGCCGATGCGCCCGAGCTTGAACTTCTGGCCGTTCGGCCTGCATGGGTTCGCGTGACGACCGCTGATGGGACCGTGCTGCTGGAAAAAATCATGGATGCGGGGGAACGTTTCACCCTGCCCAAGCTGGAACAGCCGCCCCTGCTGCGCACGGGCAATTCCGGTGCGGTCTATTTCGCGGTGGCGGGGCAAACCTATGGCCCGGCGGCACCGGGTCCGCAGGTGGTCAAGAACGTCGAATTGTCACCCGACAGCCTGACGGCAAACTATGCTTTGGCGGATCTGAATGCAGATCCCGAGCTGGCGCAGATGATGGCGGTGGCGCAGGCGGATACGGGTGCGACCGGCAAACTGACCGACTGA
- the hemA gene encoding 5-aminolevulinate synthase, producing the protein MNYDAALDQAIGRLHEEGRYRTFIDIERAKGQFPKAVWTRPDGEKQDITVWCGNDYLGMGQHPVVLAAMHEALDAVGAGSGGTRNISGTTIYHKQLEAELADLHGQEAALVFSSAYIANDATLSTLPKLFPGLIIYSDALNHASMIEGIKRNGGAKRIFRHNDVAHLRELLEADDPAAPKLIAFESIYSMDGDFGVIEEICDLADEFGALTYLDEVHAVGLYGPRGGGVAERDGLVDRIDIFNGTLGKAFGVFGGYIAATAKMCDAIRSYAPGFIFTTSLPPAVAAGAVASIRFLKGAGGQELRDAQQLHARILKMRLKSLGMPIIDHGSHIVPVHVGHPVHCKSLSDMLLRDHGVYVQPINFPTVPRGTERLRFTPSPVHDPKEIDRVVRAMDSLWSQCALNRAEMSA; encoded by the coding sequence ATGAACTATGATGCCGCTTTGGACCAGGCCATTGGACGATTGCATGAAGAAGGTCGCTATCGGACCTTCATCGACATTGAACGCGCCAAGGGCCAGTTTCCCAAGGCCGTCTGGACCCGTCCTGACGGCGAAAAGCAGGATATCACCGTCTGGTGCGGCAATGACTATCTGGGCATGGGGCAACATCCGGTCGTGCTGGCCGCAATGCATGAAGCTCTGGATGCGGTAGGCGCAGGCTCGGGCGGCACGCGCAATATCTCGGGCACGACGATCTATCACAAGCAGCTTGAAGCCGAACTGGCCGATCTGCATGGGCAGGAAGCCGCTCTGGTCTTCTCCAGTGCCTATATCGCCAATGACGCGACGCTTTCGACGCTGCCCAAGCTGTTCCCGGGGCTGATCATCTATTCGGATGCGCTCAACCATGCTTCGATGATCGAAGGGATCAAGCGCAATGGCGGGGCAAAGCGCATTTTCCGGCACAATGATGTCGCACATCTGCGCGAATTGCTTGAGGCCGATGATCCCGCGGCGCCGAAACTGATCGCCTTCGAATCGATCTATTCGATGGATGGTGATTTTGGCGTAATCGAGGAAATCTGCGATCTGGCAGATGAATTCGGCGCGCTGACCTATCTGGACGAAGTTCACGCCGTCGGCCTCTATGGTCCCCGCGGTGGCGGTGTGGCCGAGCGCGACGGTCTGGTGGATCGTATCGATATTTTCAACGGCACGCTCGGCAAGGCGTTTGGCGTGTTTGGTGGCTATATTGCCGCCACGGCCAAGATGTGTGACGCGATCCGCTCTTATGCGCCGGGCTTCATCTTTACCACGTCGCTGCCGCCTGCGGTGGCTGCCGGCGCAGTCGCCTCGATCCGCTTCCTGAAAGGGGCTGGCGGACAGGAATTGCGCGATGCCCAGCAACTGCATGCGCGCATTCTGAAGATGCGGCTGAAATCGCTGGGGATGCCGATCATTGATCACGGCAGCCATATCGTGCCCGTGCATGTGGGACATCCGGTGCATTGCAAGTCGCTTTCCGACATGCTTTTGCGCGATCATGGCGTCTACGTGCAGCCGATCAACTTCCCGACCGTGCCGCGTGGCACCGAACGGCTGCGCTTCACACCCTCTCCTGTCCATGATCCCAAGGAGATCGACCGCGTCGTGCGCGCGATGGATTCGCTCTGGTCGCAGTGCGCGCTGAATCGCGCTGAAATGAGCGCGTGA
- a CDS encoding dipeptidase, whose protein sequence is MQEPAQLDDILATLDADRDGAIARLLDFLRIPSISTDPAHGEDVRRAARWLRDELAELGFDAKIHDTTGHPMVVARSQPGSGRSVLFYGHYDVQPVDPLELWNRPPFEPAIEDTEDGPVIRGRGASDDKGQLMTFLEACRAWKAVHGALPSDLILLFEGEEESGSPSLRPFLESHADDLRASIALICDTALYADGRPAITTQLRGLVGEEVIVTGADRDLHSGSFGGLAANPVMVLAQALGSLKDETGRVTLPGFYDGVEEPDEALRRDWEALGFDAGEFLGRVGLSKPIGEQGRTPLEMLWNRPTAEINGIEGGYTGDGFKTVLPATAHAKVSFRLTGKQDPIKIREAFRAHIRSHLPKDCKVEFHDHGASPASVMDTSDPAFSAARQALGDEWARDAAFIGAGGSIPIAGDFKQILGMDSMLIGFGRDDDRIHSPNEKYNLESFTKGARSWARILAALR, encoded by the coding sequence ATGCAGGAACCCGCACAACTGGACGATATCCTGGCGACACTGGATGCAGATCGCGATGGCGCCATCGCGCGCCTGCTGGACTTTCTGCGCATTCCGTCGATCTCGACGGATCCCGCCCATGGCGAAGATGTCCGCCGCGCGGCCCGGTGGCTGCGCGATGAGCTGGCCGAACTGGGATTTGATGCAAAGATCCACGACACGACCGGACACCCCATGGTGGTGGCGCGCTCGCAGCCCGGATCTGGCCGGTCAGTGCTGTTCTATGGCCATTACGATGTCCAGCCTGTCGATCCACTGGAACTGTGGAACCGCCCGCCCTTTGAACCCGCCATCGAAGATACCGAAGACGGGCCCGTCATTCGCGGACGTGGTGCCTCGGACGACAAGGGGCAATTGATGACCTTTCTCGAGGCCTGCCGGGCATGGAAGGCCGTTCATGGTGCCCTGCCCTCGGACCTGATCCTGCTGTTCGAAGGCGAAGAGGAATCGGGCTCGCCCTCGCTGCGACCATTTCTGGAATCCCATGCCGACGACTTGCGCGCCTCGATCGCCCTGATCTGCGACACCGCGCTCTATGCCGATGGCCGACCCGCCATCACGACGCAGCTGCGCGGTTTGGTGGGCGAAGAGGTCATCGTGACCGGCGCGGATCGCGACCTGCATTCGGGCAGTTTCGGTGGCCTGGCGGCCAATCCGGTCATGGTTCTGGCGCAGGCCCTGGGATCGCTGAAGGATGAAACCGGGCGGGTCACCCTGCCGGGCTTTTATGACGGCGTCGAGGAACCTGATGAGGCGCTGCGGCGCGACTGGGAAGCGCTTGGCTTTGACGCAGGTGAATTCCTTGGCCGCGTCGGCCTGTCGAAACCGATCGGGGAACAGGGACGAACCCCGCTGGAAATGCTGTGGAACCGCCCCACGGCGGAAATCAACGGCATCGAGGGCGGCTACACCGGCGATGGCTTCAAGACCGTCCTGCCAGCAACCGCACACGCCAAGGTCAGCTTTCGCCTGACCGGCAAGCAGGACCCGATCAAGATCCGCGAGGCATTCCGGGCCCATATCCGCAGCCACCTTCCCAAGGACTGCAAGGTCGAATTCCATGATCACGGCGCCAGCCCCGCCAGCGTCATGGATACATCCGATCCCGCCTTTTCGGCTGCAAGACAGGCACTTGGCGATGAATGGGCGCGCGACGCCGCCTTTATCGGCGCGGGCGGCTCGATTCCCATTGCCGGAGATTTCAAACAGATCCTGGGCATGGATTCGATGCTGATCGGTTTCGGGCGCGATGACGATCGTATCCATTCTCCGAATGAGAAATACAATCTGGAGAGCTTTACCAAGGGCGCGCGGTCATGGGCGCGCATTCTTGCTGCCCTGCGCTGA
- a CDS encoding lytic transglycosylase domain-containing protein: MRAALLPFAFLAFLAACQPATDQQAENEAAQAEARRMSLATNPPMRWQDRKGSDAWTKATLAALDREGVAILSRVPDDIDDFCPNYAELTKTGRKAFWAGLLSALAKHESTYNPKASGGGGKWLGLMQIAPATWRSYGCTGNITNGADNMSCAVRIMSRQVARDNAVVRDETGGWRGVARDWAPMRNPRKRADIASWTSSRRYCSQEG, translated from the coding sequence ATGCGCGCCGCTTTGCTTCCATTCGCCTTTCTGGCCTTTCTGGCAGCATGCCAGCCCGCCACCGATCAGCAGGCCGAGAATGAGGCGGCGCAGGCCGAGGCCAGGCGGATGTCCTTGGCCACCAATCCACCGATGCGCTGGCAGGACCGCAAGGGCTCTGATGCCTGGACCAAGGCCACGCTGGCGGCGCTGGACCGCGAAGGGGTGGCAATCCTGTCCAGGGTTCCCGATGACATTGATGACTTCTGCCCCAATTATGCCGAACTGACAAAGACCGGGCGCAAGGCATTCTGGGCGGGGCTGCTGTCGGCGCTGGCCAAACATGAAAGCACCTATAACCCCAAGGCCAGTGGCGGTGGCGGGAAATGGCTGGGCCTGATGCAGATCGCGCCTGCGACCTGGCGCAGCTATGGCTGCACGGGCAATATCACCAATGGTGCCGACAACATGAGCTGTGCGGTCAGGATCATGTCGCGTCAGGTCGCGCGCGACAATGCCGTGGTGCGCGATGAAACGGGCGGCTGGCGTGGCGTGGCGCGCGACTGGGCGCCGATGCGCAACCCCAGGAAACGCGCGGATATTGCCTCGTGGACAAGCTCGCGCAGGTATTGTTCGCAGGAAGGATAG
- the gatB gene encoding Asp-tRNA(Asn)/Glu-tRNA(Gln) amidotransferase subunit GatB, with amino-acid sequence MLDHLSFTEPQPKVIAGAKGDWELVIGLEVHAQVSSNAKLFSGASTAFGSEPNSNVAFVDAAMPGMLPVINEYCVEQAVRTGLGLKAAINLVSAFDRKNYFYPDLPQGYQISQLYHPIVGEGEVIVDMGPGVARRVRIERIHIEQDAGKSIHDMDPNMSFVDLNRTGVALMEIVSRPDIRGPEEAAAYVVKLRQIMRYLGTCDGNMQNGNLRADVNVSVCPPGAYEKYQETQDFSHLGTRCEIKNMNSMRFIQAAIEYEARRQIAILEDGGEVIQETRLYDADKGETRSMRSKEEAHDYRYFPDPDLLPLEIEQEWVDAIAARMPELPDEKKARFVKDMGLSEYDAGVLTADVDNANFFEAVAQGRDGKMAANWVINELFGRLNKEGLTIQTSPITAAQLGGIVDLIAKGDISGKIAKDLFEILWTEGGDPAKIVEERGMKQVTDLGAIEKAVDEIIAANPAQVEKAKQNPKLAGWFVGQVLKATGGKANPAAVNEMVAKKLGG; translated from the coding sequence ATGCTTGATCATCTTTCATTCACTGAACCCCAACCAAAGGTGATTGCCGGGGCCAAAGGCGACTGGGAACTGGTGATCGGGCTGGAGGTTCACGCCCAGGTGTCCTCGAACGCAAAGCTGTTCTCGGGTGCCTCGACGGCCTTTGGGTCCGAACCCAACAGCAATGTGGCCTTCGTCGATGCGGCCATGCCGGGGATGCTGCCGGTCATCAACGAATATTGCGTGGAACAGGCCGTGCGCACCGGACTGGGCCTGAAAGCCGCCATCAACCTGGTCAGTGCCTTTGACCGCAAGAACTATTTCTATCCCGACCTGCCTCAGGGCTATCAGATCAGCCAGCTCTATCACCCGATCGTCGGTGAGGGCGAGGTGATCGTCGACATGGGACCGGGCGTCGCGCGCCGTGTCCGGATCGAGCGGATCCATATCGAACAGGATGCCGGGAAATCCATTCACGACATGGACCCCAACATGTCCTTCGTGGACCTGAACCGCACCGGCGTCGCGCTGATGGAAATCGTCAGCCGTCCCGACATCCGCGGCCCCGAAGAGGCCGCCGCCTATGTCGTCAAGCTGCGCCAGATCATGCGCTATCTGGGGACCTGCGACGGCAACATGCAGAACGGCAATCTGCGCGCCGACGTCAATGTCAGCGTCTGCCCTCCCGGTGCCTATGAGAAATACCAGGAAACGCAGGATTTCAGCCATCTTGGCACGCGGTGCGAGATCAAGAACATGAACTCGATGCGTTTCATCCAGGCGGCAATCGAATATGAGGCCCGCCGCCAGATCGCCATTCTGGAAGATGGCGGAGAGGTGATTCAGGAAACCCGCCTCTATGATGCCGACAAGGGCGAAACCCGGTCGATGCGCTCGAAGGAAGAAGCGCATGACTACCGCTATTTTCCCGATCCCGACCTGCTGCCGCTGGAAATCGAGCAGGAATGGGTCGACGCCATCGCCGCCAGGATGCCTGAACTCCCTGACGAGAAAAAAGCCCGCTTCGTCAAGGACATGGGCCTGTCGGAATATGACGCTGGCGTTCTGACCGCCGATGTCGACAATGCCAATTTCTTCGAAGCCGTGGCGCAGGGGCGCGATGGCAAGATGGCTGCCAATTGGGTCATCAACGAATTGTTTGGCCGTCTCAACAAGGAAGGGCTGACCATTCAGACCTCTCCGATCACGGCTGCTCAGCTGGGCGGCATCGTCGATCTGATCGCCAAGGGTGACATCTCGGGCAAGATCGCCAAGGATCTGTTCGAAATTCTGTGGACCGAAGGCGGCGATCCGGCGAAGATCGTCGAAGAACGCGGCATGAAGCAGGTCACCGATCTGGGCGCCATCGAAAAAGCCGTGGATGAGATCATCGCCGCCAACCCTGCGCAGGTCGAAAAAGCCAAGCAGAACCCGAAACTGGCCGGCTGGTTCGTCGGTCAGGTGCTGAAAGCAACGGGTGGCAAGGCCAATCCGGCAGCGGTGAATGAAATGGTTGCCAAGAAACTGGGCGGTTAA
- a CDS encoding DUF4177 domain-containing protein, with protein sequence MAFEYTVIAAPTRGEKAKDAKSPTDRYALALTAELNRMAADGWEYLRADVLPSEERSGLTGRTTVYHNVLVFRRPITTSGMTAELPAVSQSAPEPAAPPSANIQDQPAGTQDKAE encoded by the coding sequence ATGGCATTTGAATATACCGTTATTGCCGCGCCGACGCGCGGCGAAAAAGCCAAGGACGCCAAGTCCCCGACCGATCGCTATGCGCTGGCCCTGACCGCCGAACTGAACCGCATGGCAGCGGATGGCTGGGAGTATCTGCGCGCCGATGTTCTTCCCAGTGAAGAGCGCAGCGGACTGACCGGCCGCACGACCGTCTATCACAATGTGCTGGTCTTCCGACGCCCGATCACCACGTCAGGCATGACAGCGGAACTACCGGCCGTCAGCCAGTCAGCGCCCGAACCGGCCGCCCCCCCTTCTGCGAATATTCAGGATCAGCCCGCCGGCACACAAGACAAGGCCGAGTGA
- a CDS encoding DUF1330 domain-containing protein, whose amino-acid sequence MSALWIAHVHVTDADAYGRYAKAAGPAIAAHGGEFLARGGRYRQMEGNDRARNVVARFPSFEAAVACYESAEYQAALAHAKGASERDLVIVEETPVAPQ is encoded by the coding sequence ATGAGCGCACTGTGGATTGCCCATGTCCATGTGACAGATGCCGACGCCTATGGCCGCTATGCCAAGGCAGCCGGTCCGGCGATTGCCGCCCATGGCGGTGAATTCCTTGCCCGTGGCGGTCGCTATCGGCAGATGGAGGGAAATGACCGGGCTCGCAATGTCGTGGCCCGCTTCCCCAGCTTCGAGGCGGCAGTCGCCTGCTATGAAAGCGCAGAGTATCAGGCTGCGCTGGCCCATGCCAAAGGCGCGTCCGAACGTGATCTGGTGATTGTCGAGGAAACGCCGGTCGCCCCGCAATAG